The window agaggaggggatggAGGAGGAGAGTCCTGCTGTATCAGGGAAATGACGGATGTTAGCTTCTCTGATCACCTTAGCTGGAAATGCGCTCATGGCCCCCTCTCTTGTCCTCAGCCTGTGCCCATGGCCCCTGCATTCCTGGGTGTGCCTCTGCCCACCCATCCCCAGAGGCCACTGctatccccccccaccccccagccctgtaGGCTCACACATGGGGTCTGGGAGTGAGATAACAGAGCAGCGATAGGGAGGGGGCTCCCAAACTGAGAGCATGGAGCTGGCCGCCTGGGGTGAGGGTCCTGGGCTGGAGGCAGCAGAGAAAACTCCGGGAGGGCAGAGCTGGCCTGGGCTGCTCTACCCGTAGGCGGAGGCCTGGTAGCTGTGGAGTGACAGGAGTTTTCTCCCCAGCAACTCTTCACGTTCTCCTGGGAGTGCAGACGTGAACCTGCCTTCGAAGTGTTAAAACCATGGCCCCGGGGCAAAACACCATTCATTCTGAATCATCTCTTttgttgcatttaaaaaaaaaaaaaaaaaaaaaaaaaaaaagaaaggagaaactcCACACCAGCCAGGCAGAGGTGTGCAGGCGGCTGTGTTTGAACACAGGAGTTGGCTTCCTTTTGGGGGAGGAGACGAGGTCCCACAACAACTCGGAGGGGTATATAAGGAGCCACGGGCTGGGGGGAGACATTCCTGGGGCCCTGCTTCCAGCCCAAGCCTGCGGCTCCACCAGCACTTCTCCAGCCTGCTGAGGACTCACCCGCTGCCCGGCCATGAGCACCACATTTCTGCAGACTTCTTCCTCCACCTTTGGGGGTGCCTCTACCAGAGGGGGTTCcctctgggctgggggaggcggcTTTGGTGGGGGGAGTCTCTACGGGGGCGGTGGAGGCCGCAGTATCTCGGCTTCTTCTGCTAGGTTTGTCTCCTCGGGGTCCGGAGGGGGCTACGGCGGCGGCATGAGCTGCGGCTTCGGTGCAGGGGCTGGTAGTGGTCTGGGCGGAGGCTTAGGAGGTGGCCTTGGAGGTGGCTTTGGTGGGGGTTTTGGCGCTGGCTTTGGTGACTTTGGTGGCGGCGATGGCGGCCTCCTCTCCGGCAACGAGAAGCTCACCATGCAGAACCTCAACGACCGGCTGGCCTCCTACCTGGACAAGGTGCGCGCCCTGGAGGAGGCCAACGCTGACCTGGAGGTGAAGATCCGGGACTGGTACCAGAAGCAGAGCCCCAGCAGCCCAGAGCGGGACTACAGCCACTACTACAAGATCATCGAGGACCTGCGGGACAAGGTGAGTCCTCCAGCATCAGAGAGAGGGGAGCGGGTGGCTGGCGCCCTGCCTACATCTCCATCATCTTTCTTGCTGCCTCAAGGAAATCCTTTTCCTGCCCAGGCAACGACTGTCGGTGTATAACTTGGAGAGCAGGGAATGCTTTCCAGGTGCGGAGGCCAGCATACATCCGCTCAACTTGGCAGTGAGAATCTGCTCAGGAACACTGGTCGGGGGAGGGTCCGAGGTGGGAGCAGTCACACACACCAAGCAGGGGTCTGCATAAAGCTCCCTTTTGCTTCTTTTGCAGGAACAGTTGAGGGTAGCTTCaggggccttgaatgccaggacCACCTCCCTCACCCTTTGAGGAGGTCTTTGGTGCGAAAAAGCTCTAGTGGGACTTAGGAGACCTGGAACTCATTATGTGCTCTGCCAGTTACTCACCCTCTCTACTTACCTGGACTGGTTTCCTCAGCTGTAGCGTGCCTTCCTGCCCTGCTCTCCAGGGTCCTACTGGCTGTGGAATGTTCTGTGGGTCCATGGCTGTGTCAAGTGTGCAGGAGGCCAGTGACCAGGGGAGGCTGGCAGAATATTCCCGAGAAGGCTGCTGAACCCCACCGCACCCGACTCCTGGCCGGGCACTCCCCACAGGGGAGTCCAGGCACTCCTGGCTCCTTGGCTTTTCAagccctggaggctggaagggtGGTGTGGGCTCACACCAAGTATGGGCACTTGAGGTGAGGCTGAACTCTGCCCCGGGGAGCCTACAGGCCTCTGTTGCTCGTGTCAGAGGGGAGACTGTCAGTAAGGCGTCTGAcctggggtgcagggtggggagagcagTAGGGAAGAGAAACCAGTGCTCCAGATACCAACTCCCTGCCTCCTGCAGATCCTGGGGGCCAAGATCGACAACTCCCGGGTCATCCTGGAGATCGACAATGCCAGGCTGGCGGCAGATGACTTCAGACTCAAGTAcgctcctgcctctctctcccctccagatTCACCCCCTTTCTtggccttctctccctcttccagctCCAACAGCCCACAACCCTACTCCAACAGCCCACAGCCCACTTCCTTACTCTGGgctccctctgtcttcccaggTATGAGAATGAGCTGGCCCTGCGCCAGAGCGTGGAGGCCGACACCAACGGCCTGCGCAGGGTGCTGGACGAGCTGACCCTGACCAAGACCGACCTGGAGATGCAGATCGAGAGCCTGAACGAGGAGCTGGCCTTCCTGAAGAAGAACCACGAGGAGGTGGGGGCCGGCAGGGGCTGCTGGTGGCGGGGGGCAGAGTGGGGCCATGGGCACCTCCTCATCGTTGACCGAAGGGCTTGGTGGTTCAGATATGCTCCCCTCCACCAAAAACAGTGTGTGTCGCCACGGAGAGCAAGGGGTACTGTCCTTTGGGAACCCAGATCCCTTTCCTTCTTGGATCCATAGCCAGGCCAGGTGGTCAGTGGGACCCGCTCTCCTGATTTGTTTCATGAGCTCAGACAAGGGCCCTGCTGTCTTGAGTCCTCCCGTAGGACCTAGCAAGGAAGAGAGACCCTCAGAGCCAAGAGGCCCATGTGCTCAAACCTCTTCACGCTCACTGGGAAAcagaggctggggggtgggtaTGCAGGAGGGCGAAGGGCATGTCGTGAGTCAGGCATGAAGCCGGGATTGGCATGTGGGAGCCCGCTCTGCCCCCTCTTCTGCCCTCCGTCCCTAAGCGGGCCCCACCCACTCTGCAGGAGATGAAGGAGTTCAGCAGCCAGCTGGCCGGCCAGGTCAACGTGGAGATGGACGCGGCCCCGGGCGTGGACCTGACCCGCGTGCTGGCCGAGATGAGGGAACAGTACGAGGCCATGGCCGAGAAGAACCGCCGGGACGCCGAGGCCTGGTTCTTCAGCAAGGTGGGCTGAGCTCACGGCCCCGCCTCAGCTCCCCACGTCTCCCAGGGCGCCTGTGGGCCTCACTGGTCTTGTGCGTGGCCTACAGACGGAGGAGCTGAACAAAGAGGTGGCCTCCAACACAGAGATGATCCAGACCAGCAAGACAGAGATCACGGACCTGAGACGCACTTTGCAGGGCCTGGAGATCGAGCTGCAGTCCCAGCTCAGCATGGTAGGGCCTCCGACCCCCCACCCGGCCACAGCCCAGCGCAGCTGGGCCTTTGCCACCGTCCGTGGCTCATTAAGTCTCGGGGTTCCCAAGCCTCCTCCCAGGGGGTTCTCTGCACTCCGTGCAACACCCGTCTGCATGCCCGCGGCATCTTCCTTCCTGGCCTGATGTGGGGTCCGTTGACCACCCCCCCTCCAGAAAGCCGGGCTGGAGAGCTCGCTGGCGGAGACGGAGTGCCGCTATGCCACGCAGCTGCAGCAGATCCAGGGGCTCATCGGCGGCCTGGAGGCCCAGCTGAGCGAGCTCCGCAGCGAGATGGAGTGCCAGGACCAGGAGTACAGGACGCTGCTGGACATCAAGACGCGGCTGGAGCAGGAGATCGCCACCTACCGCAGCCTGCTGGAAGGCCAGGACACAAGGCAGGGGCCAGGGTGCAGGGGGAAGCCTGAGGGAGGGGCCggttggggttggggtggagAGTCTTCGGGGGACAGCAGTGGGacagggaaaaggaaatggaggGGGTGTTAGTGTAGATCAGAATCTGTCTGCTTGGGGGTGGCAGGTCTGAACAGGTTCTCAGGACGTGCCAGCCTCTAGAGAAGTCAGATGtgcaggtggtgggggtgggggccgctGGAGAGGATTGCTTAGCCAGACACCGGGGCTCCCTTAGGGAGACCTGGGCTCATGCCCTCCCCTTACATCTGCTTCCCCTCTCTTTCAGGATGGCCGGCTTTGGCACCAGAGAAGGTAAGAAGGCTTAACTCTTCCTGCATGGGGCGGGAAAGGTGGCTGTTGAAGCCACCGTTCCCCTTGGCATGGGGTGGAAGCAGGAGGAGGCCAAACATGCCAGTGGGGCAGGAACACACCCATTTCAGGTGATACCTCTTCCCCGGGGGACCCTCCATCAGCCCCAGTAGAGTCAGGGCTGAAGATTTATTGAGAACCTTCTGGGTTGAGCAGGCTTTGTCCAGGGCATAGCTTCCTCCAGGCCCCACCTTCCTGCACCTATGGGAAGAAGCCCCCAGTTACTACCTGTTCACCCTGACTTTCTTGCTCACTGTGGGGCATGAACTGCCGCTGCCTGCCTCCATGATGAGTGGTTCGCCGCCAGACCTCCTGGCCACTCTCGAGGGATTGGCCAGCGGCCATTCTCAGGGGTGCTGTCTGGTTCTCCCTGAGCTCAGCCAAGGTCCTGGCTGCCTTGGGAGAGTGAACAGCgagggtcccccacccccacccccaaacttgCTCCTTCTTTCTACAGCCTCCCTGGGAGGTGGTGGCGGCAAAGTTCGCATCAACGTCGAGGAGACAGTGGACGGGAAGGTGGTTTCTTCTCACAAGAGAGAGGTCTGAGTGCCTGGCGCAGGAGAGACCTCCctggccacccccaccctccccaggctgGATGGAGGACCGCCCAGAGGGGCCAGAAGAGCAAACCCCAGTCCCTGCTTTCAGAGGGTCCGGCACTCCCTGTTGGGCGctctgcaccctcccctccctctccccacctgctcTAGAACAGGGACAGGCAAGAAGTAGCTGTATTGTGTAACGAGCTGGATCGTACCACGTCTGCCCATGCAATAAAGAATTGCTTTtccttttgcaaatatctcttgGTAGTATGTCCAGTTTTTCTTGTTGGGGGCCTCTGTGGGCCTAGGACCCACATGATGACATCTCCTACTTTGGCCTCTTCCCTGCACCCAGGACCAATTCAGACTGTTCCGGTGACTTGATGTTCTGGCTCATTCCATCTAGTGATCATGGAAGCAGGAAACGGGGGTTGCCCTCAGAGCAGTTGGGTGCACCCGGCAGAGGACTTGTCACATCGAACAATTATTTAGCGAGCAACTGACTGTATAGGTCGTACTGGTTACCACCGTGTGGTTGGCACTGTGCTACGTGACCCCACCCACGCGTCCTGTTTAAGGCAATTGTGGGCCATCAGGATTTACGATTCCCGCCTTAGAGACGAGGAAGCCAGGGAGGTGAGTGACTCTCTCAGGGGCCTCATGGATGGATGGTGAGCAACAGGGCTGGGACTGGACCCTACATCTGTATGACTTTTAAGTTCAGCGCTTGTTCCGGGATGCCAGGCCCTGGCCCTGCACGGCTCACTGCCAGGACCTTCCTCCTTATTTCTGGTCCTCCTACATGTGTCCCTAGCACCTCCCCTCTTTTTCCAGTCAGGCACACCTGACCTCCAGAGTGGCTGAGCCAGGTACCATCGCTGCCTCCTGCAAAGAGAGACCTTATCTACCCCCTTACCCCTGAAGCTGCCATCTCCTTCCCATAAGGCACTTACAGTGCTCAGAGGGAAAGACACCAACTCCGGGAAGCCCTCTCTGATTTCTCTAAGCTTAAATCCAAAGCAACATCAACCCCTATTGCCCTCCTCAGTCCAAACCTCACCCCTGCTCCCCCGACCCCAGCATCTCTGCCTTTGGGCTCATTAGAGCAGCAGTGACGTCCACACACACCGAATTTGTTGCCTCTGGTCTGAGGCTGGTTCCTCTGGGAGTCATAGCCCCAGACAGAGGGGCAAGGAATGAGGAAGCAGAGTGTTCTGGGTGctgtggctgggctgggctctggtGAGGactatggggagagggagagcctGTTTCTTAGTCCTGCTGGGAACAGAACGTTGGAGGTGCCTCTGTTCTGAGAATCAGATCATCATTAAGCCCTCTGAGCGGGCCGCCCTGAGTCTTGCTGGGTGAAACTCTGCCCAGCAACCCTGGTTGGAGAGAGGGTGGCGTCTGTTTCTTCGGGAGGAGATTTAATCTAGAACATGTCTCCTGTGTACACACTTGGAGGCCAGACTTCtctggggctggaggaaggaaacagaatttaCGAAGCCTCTTTTCTGCAGGGCTCTGGGCAGGGCATTCAGAGGATGGCATCTCAATGACTCTCCTTGGAGGCTTCGTGAAGGTGGGGTGGGCCCTACACCCTCagttttcagaggaggaaaccgGCTCAGGGAAGTTAAGTAGCTTGAATTAAGTCACAAGCTGGGAAATGGGAGGCTGAGCCTGGGGATGAGCCCTCCGATTTCAGACCCTTGCTCTTCTCTGGACGTCACGAGGGTGATGGAAACTGGCAACACCTTTCTTAAGAGaagccctctctttttttttttgttttttgtttttgttttttccgaCAGTTTTTAGACCTAACATTTGgtttaattaactaattatttattttttcttttcaaatttttatttaacttttagttagttaacacagtgcAACACTgctttcaggagcagaattcagtgatgcATCACCTaggtacaacacccagtgcccatcacaaggGCCCtttaatacccatcccccatccagcccatcgccgcccacctccctccatcaacccgctgtttgttctcttttttttttttttttaacgttttattttatttttgagacagagagagacagagcatgaacaggggaggggcagagagagagggagacacagaatctgaaacgggttccgggctctgagctgtcagcacagagcccgatgcggggctcgaactcacagaccgtgagatcatgacctgagccgaagtcggccgcttaaccgactgagccacccaggtgcccctgttctctatctttaagagtctcctgtggtttgtttccctgtctcttccttctttttcttttatttatgaaacCCCTTTCTTAACGTCTGTGGGAAGCCAGTTCAACTGTCATACAGCCGTTACCGTCAGAAAGATTACTCTCACATCTAGCTTTGGTCTCCTGCGCTGTGGCTTAAGTTCACACCGAAGCCCAAAACATCAGGTGTCATGTTCCCTGACATCCTGACAACAACCAGGCCCCTTGCTGAATCCAGGCCCCTGCTCCTGCTTCACCAGCCTCCGGGCCTCTGTCAAGAAGTCTCAGGCCTTCAGAGCAACCCACAAGGGTTTTCTCAGCCCACAGTTTGCCAAAATAACAACCCCCTGCAAAGGTGCAGGGAGGCAAAAGGTGGGTCTCCACCCTTATCCAGCAGGCCTTCTCTTGGGGCCAGACCCTGGGCTGGTGGGGAGAGAAGGCTGGTTCCGTTTCCTTGGAGGGCCCCTTCCACTCTCCTGGGATCCTGGGGTTGGAGGGAGCTGACAGAGAGGGCCTTGGATCTGCCAAGTCCTGTTTCCTGCCTGACCCTGGAGTGAGATGCTCACACCCAGGGAAAACTGGTGCCCTGCCGAGCCCTTTAAGTAGTCTCTGGGCAGAGATGGCCCGCCTTCTGGCTGCCCCTGGGCTGAGGTCGGGCTTGGTTTCCAGCCAGTGTGGGAGGCAGACAGCAGGCCTCCCTTCTACCTTAGGGAGAGGATAGCTATGGGACGAGGGATTAGGGCCTTGGGTGTGTCCTCTGCACAGGCTGGGCTTCCCAGGGTAGGCACGGGGCACTGCCCATCTCCCTGAGGACTTTGGTTGGTCCCTGTCCCTCTGTGGGTCTCAGCGTCCTCATCTTTAAATTGAAGAGTCTGGCTGGACCAGATGATTTCAAGATTCTCTATGACTTGATCTGTGTCCTGGGACCTCGGAGGGGATCCTGGACTGTGACATCGATGGCACTGGGGCTGTGTCTCCTCCTTGCACTGCTGAGTCCTCAGAGTGGGAACTAcataaaatttgttgaatgaatgcatgacttttctcctcctttgctttttccCGTTTTAGACATGGCTCTGGACATTCACCAGAATCTTGGGCGAGTATGTCCCTGGTGGTCACCTGTTCCTCCACGGACAGCTGGCAGCTTCTCCCATGAGATATGTAGCAGGGATGACCCCATCGGATAATACTCCTGGTTGCCATTCATTCTCATCTAAAGCCAGCAgacaggggtgtctggctggctcagttggttaagcatccgacttcggctcaggtcatgatctcatggctcgtgagttcaagccccatgtcaggctctgtgctgacagctcggagcctggagcttgtttctgactctgtgtgtgtgtgtctctctctctctctgcccctgtccctgccccgctcacactctgtctttatctctcaaaaataaacattaaaaaaaagcaaagccagcagacaaaacaaacaaacaaacaaacagaacaccACTTCTCGGGTGTTTGAGAGCTTCTCTCTGCCAGGAGGGAATGCCTTGGAGGTTTATAAAGAccttctcagggtgcctgggtggctcaggcagttaagtgtccaactcttgacttcagctcaggtcatgatctcatggttcatgagtttgagccccacattgggctctgtgatgacagcatggagcctgctgggattctctccctctctctctctgtccctcccctgcttgctctctctctctctccctcaaaataaataaaaataaacttcaataaaataaaatgtgaaaaaaaggacTTCTCCTCAGGGAATGTAAAACCGAGTCGGGGAAATAAAGTAGGAACACCACGAGCTGTCACTCGTCTGATTGTTGTGGGTGGCGTGCTGGCTGCAGggaccagagagggaggcagagcaggcTGGCACAGAATGGAGGCCCAGGACAGGCCACGATGCACAGATGAGCTggaatttcctcatttgtaagaagGAGGGGCTCTGCCTGCCAAGTGCTTCCCTAGGTCAGGTGCTTCTCAAACGCTCACTCATCAAATGCCTGTTTTTCAGTTGTGGCCACCAAAGCACTGACAGGTtgagtaactttcccaaggtcacacagccagttgaTGGCAGATGTAGGTTGAAACTCCGTTCCATCTAATTCAAAGGCTTTGCCGACCTCACTGGGTTCCTGGGAAGCACGGCGGTAGAAGAGGGATTCTGGAGAGCCGGGTACCATAGCCACGTAAGGACATGGTACACTGAGGCTGGGCCGGAGAAGGCTCCTGAGTCCTGCTATGTGAAGCAGGTGTCTCTGAGGGCAAGGAGGATGACCACCGTCTGGGGAAGGTCTGCTTTTCATGAAAGGCTCCTCCACTGTGGGAGGTGGGTCGGCCATCCTGGGGTCTAGGCCCCTTGCGGtccagggaaagagggaaggagggaggagcctGATCCAAGAGCCAAGCGAGGAAGGCTGGATTAGGAGCTGGGGGACAGGATTTAAGCCTCAGCTGTGCAGGCGAACCATCTGGCAACTCTGGGCAGATCTTTGAGAACCAGAGACTCAGAAAGCCGTTGCTGAAGGCAACGCAATTCAACGCAAAGCCCACAGTGAGTTGGTGCTGGAGCTGGAAACCCAGGCATTTCTCCTTGCTTCCCACTGCCTTGGGCCTTGGAATTctgggtcttggtttcctcaCACGTGAGAAATGAGGGCATTGGGCCGGAAAGTTCCTATGACAATTCCGGCTTTGACATTCTGCACTGACTATCCTCGCAAGCCCCCAAGCTTCAGAGCTCACGCTAGGACAGACAGTAGACAGGCTGACCCATCAGGCCATCAGCTGCACAGGTccagccactgtgggaaaacaGGACCATCCACCAGCTGAGCCTGCGGTGACAGGGAGCCCGGGAATGCAGAGTGACAGAGGACGCCCGTACTTGGGTGGGGTGGCATTGACACTGGCCTGAAAGGGATAGAGCAGGCAGTAATGAAGGGTGCAGACCCTGGAGACAGAGGTTCACAATGAATTTAAgctttctggacctcagtttcctcatctgagaaaaaGGGTGTGAAAAAAACAGTAGAGTTGTTTGCGAGTTATGGACGTAGAGTGTTTACGAAATGTTAGCTAgtgttattttattatctttggtaAGTATGGAATGGAACCCTCAGAGATCACACACTGAGTTCACAGCAAGGCTCAGAGGCACCATCAtttggggtagagagagagccagagacgaGGTTTAAATCTTGACTTCATAGCGACCTCGAGCAAGTAGCTTGGCCTCCCTTCACCTCacttgcctcatctgtaaaatggggccagtAAAAACCCTCCCCCGTTGTTGTGCGGACTCAGTGACAATGTGTGAAGCAAAGCCTTGATTGCAGGGGGTGCTTGTAAATGCAgcattccccccgccccccgcccttgCTGAATTTGGTGTGATTTTGTCAGAAAGCAAAGAGGGAAGCTCAAGATGTGTGAGCAGTGCCTCAGCTCCCACACTCTGTCCTTCCTCATTTGGAGCAGGGCCAGTAGAAGCGAAACTGGGGCCCCAGGATGGGTCTCTGCCCAGCTTCTTCCAGGAGGGCCCTGGGGTTCACCATGGGTCAGAGGAAGGCATTCCTGCATCAGGCACCATAAGTACCTGCTCAGGaggggagtggtggggaggggctgtgccCTGACCCTGCGAGGGGAGGCATGTCATGGCCACCCTATGTTTGTACTACTGGGACTTTGGAGGATCTGTGGTATTGTTCCTCTAAGAGGCGTTGGCCTGAATCTGCTGTCAGCCCCGGGGGGAGGATCGTCACTCCAGGCCTGGCAGGTTTCATTAATCACCTTTTTGTCAGTTTTGATCCTCTCCccgagagagagaagagagagacagcctgAGAGGTCCTACTTTGGGCTGAATCACagcttttcagagagagagagagagagacagaaagagggcaAGAGTGCTGAGCTATCAGTTTGGGGCAGGAGGGCTGGACAGGGTCAGAGGTCAGCCttaactacccccccccccccccccccccccccccccccgccccgcctttgTCTTCCCTGGGAGACCCCAAGCCTGCCCTGGCTCTCTCCCTGGTGCTGACACTCGCTGGGTGAAACACAGGCCCTGCTTCCCTACTCACAGAAAACAAAGGGCAGGAAAGCGCTGACTCACAGTCCTCTTTCCTGGTCCGGGTTGCTGAATCAGCGAAGGGGTTTTGGGGAGAACCACAAACCTGTGTCACCCCACCCGAGCCCTTGGTCTAGTCCAGACCTCCTGGCTGCTGTGAGCCAGCAGGCTCCC of the Neofelis nebulosa isolate mNeoNeb1 chromosome 16, mNeoNeb1.pri, whole genome shotgun sequence genome contains:
- the LOC131496917 gene encoding keratin, type I cytoskeletal 15 isoform X3, whose amino-acid sequence is MSTTFLQTSSSTFGGASTRGGSLWAGGGGFGGGSLYGGGGGRSISASSARFVSSGSGGGYGGGMSCGFGAGAGSGLGGGLGGGLGGGFGGGFGAGFGDFGGGDGGLLSGNEKLTMQNLNDRLASYLDKVRALEEANADLEVKIRDWYQKQSPSSPERDYSHYYKIIEDLRDKILGAKIDNSRVILEIDNARLAADDFRLKYENELALRQSVEADTNGLRRVLDELTLTKTDLEMQIESLNEELAFLKKNHEEEMKEFSSQLAGQVNVEMDAAPGVDLTRVLAEMREQYEAMAEKNRRDAEAWFFSKTEELNKEVASNTEMIQTSKTEITDLRRTLQGLEIELQSQLSMKAGLESSLAETECRYATQLQQIQGLIGGLEAQLSELRSEMECQDQEYRTLLDIKTRLEQEIATYRSLLEGQDTRMAGFGTREASLGGGGGKVRINVEETVDGKVVSSHKREV